AAAtatgctttataaataaacatAACTTGCACACAATGGTGGTAattaagcctcaagttttaattttctgacaaagtctgAGTGATGATACTGGTTTGTGTTGGGGTGAGGTGGGATGAACTCAATTTATacagtgaagttttttttttttttttggtgcatgtACTTTTtatatatgtgcatgtgtgttttgctCTTTGGGCTGCTTACTTGCCTTATCCTGatactgcaaataaaacaagataattatTGAGTTGTTGTAAATTGTGCTATAATACTTACTATACTATCTTTCTCATTTCattagaaaacagcaaaaaatgacaagCTTCGTGATGAAAAAGACATGTACACCAAAGCAAGCAACCGTCTTGACCCAGAGCATCCTCAGCATGATCATCACAGACATGAGGCCTCTGTCAATGGTCGAAGACGAAGGCTTCACTGCAATGATCCGCACCTTTCATCCAGGTTACACTCTTCCCTCAAGGACACATTTTACAAAGCTCATGGGGAAAAATATGAGGAGACTTTCAAGGAAGTGAAGACTGCAATTAACACAAACAGCAGTAAGCTTGCTCTCACTGCTGATATAAGGACAAGTGTTGCCAATGAGGCATACCTTGGTGTCACCTGCCACTACATCACAGAGGACTGGGACATGCAGTCAGTCTGCCTCACCACCATGCCACTGCAGGATAGACATACTGCATCTCACATTGCAGAGTGGTTGGAGGAGGTAGTCACTAGGTTTGAAATTCCTCCTGGTAAAATCATTGCCATAGTGCATGACAATGATGCCAATATTGTGGCTGCGGCAAACATCCTGGTGGAGAATCCTGGGTGGTTCTCTGTGCGCTGCAGTGGCCACACCTTGCAACTTGTGATCAATGCTGCGTTGAAGCATTCAAGCATTGAAAAAGCTATCAGGGCTGCAAGATGTCTAGTTGAACATTTTAAGAAAAGTGAGTTCGCCTGCACTAAGctgaaagagaaacaacaacaaatggccACACCTGAGCACAGCCTTGTTCAAGACATTAGCACCAGGTGGAGCAGTACATTCTATATGATAAGCCGACTGCTTGAGCAGAGGTGGCCTGTAACAGCAACGTTGTCTGACAGCTCTGTCACACAGAGAGGCAAAAGGTACCTGGATTTGAAACCAGAACAGTGGAGCCTGCTAGAAGAGCTTTCAGCAGCTCTTAAGCCTTTTGAATGTGCCACTGTGTTCATGAGTGGACAGAAGTACACAACAGTATCTACCATACCTCCACTTGTGAAGGGGCTACTGAAGTCCACCCAGAGTGCTGCCTTCGAGTCAGCCCCACTCCGGGCTTTCCAACTCACTGCTACAGAGCAGCTACAGGAGCGATGGAAACGggagacttttttttatcagataCAGCACCTAGCACTGTGATTCTTGCAGCAGCCCTTGACCCGAGGTTTAGGAGACTTAAGTTTCTTTCACCTGATGAAGTCCTTCATGTCCAAACTAAATTGCAAACAATGGCACTTGCAGAGAAAAGGGAGATGGATGTACAGCAGCATGGCAGTTGCAGCAGCACCTCCACCGATACTCCAGCTGCCGAATCAACACCTCCTTCCACCCTACTAGATTCACTTCTTGGTTCTGATGGTGAAGACGAGGACAGAGCAAGTCAAGGGGAGGATGTTCAGACCCAAGTGAGGAATGAAGTCCTCACATACTTTGGAGAAAAGAACCTTGCCAAAGAAGAAAATGCATATTGCAGTGGTGGAAGGCTAACAGAGACAGATATCCTATGTTGGCCAGGCTAGCCAAGTCGTACTTATGCATTCCTGGTACTTCAACACCGTCTGAGCATCTGttctctgcagcaggaaatATAACCTCCAAAAAGAGAGCCAGCCTTAGCCAGGAGCATGTTGACATGCTAACATTTTTGCATTGCAATGCAAAGTTCTTGAAgaaagtgagtgagtgagtgcgTTAGTGAATCAGTGAGTGAGTGAATCAGTGAGTGTGTGTAGTGGTCATGTTTACTTGTTCTCCGCAGTTATAGTAATACACAAATgttcatgttgaaaaaaatcctgttaCTGGGTTTACTGATTTCTTTATTCATTGCTCCAACAGTTCGGGTctcttaaacaacaaaaatgcctCGTTTTTGCACTTAACAAAAAAAGTAGCCTACATATTTTGCACGTGTGTAGCATACATTTGGATGTATTTTTGtgcacttttattgttttactgaaGCTATTTGACaatcatttagattttttattgtttattattttattagaaTATTCAAGCAGCAACCTGTTGTTTGTGCACTTATTTGCTCTGTCAGTCCAAGTGTTATTTCAAATAAAGAGGCAGAaattaaaggtgttttttttatccgattcatcgattaatcgaaaaaataatcgaccgattaatcgattattaaagtaatcgttagttgcagccctaaatgCAACCTGTAATTACGAGTGTGggagaaaaacaaatgcatgtCTGTCATGTAACTgcaaggcttttattttatttatttatgtatttatgcatGTATTTACTTAATTTACCTTTATTACACCCATCTAGTTTGTGCTGCACTAATTActttctgaaataaaaatagaGGCAGCAATTCTGAATGAGCTTCTCCTGCTCTGTAGTACACAATATACAAAGAGATTAATCATCATGTaagaaatgacaaacatgatTTTGTGCCTGTGTTCTACAGGATCTTGCTGACATTTATTGCCTGCCTGTCTTGTTATTCAGTCCATCTGCTACTACGCAGTGCTGGAGTTGTGGGTAAGGCCTTGTAAAATGTAGAGtccatctctctgtcttttcatttttatgcttcGTCAAATAAAACTGATCCAATTCTGTCACTACAGTCAGTGACATTCAGACACTGTCCTAATTGGATCTTGTCTTTTCAGGTATCCGTGCTTATGAGCAGCTTGGCTTCAGAGCTTTTGGTCATCCAGGGAAGATTCTAGCAGCGGTCATCATAACACTACATAACATTGGGGGTAAGACACTGGTGTATATTGAAGGTGTGGTATTTGAAAATTTTATGTCATATACAGCGGTGGGAACAGTTTTCTGGCACctttaaaattttccacaatTTTAAACATTGTAAGAAATTAATAAGAAATTAtaagaaatatttgtggaaaaaaattgtgtttcaaaagttgtggctgcattagacagaaacaaatacaaataaacacaaacaattaCAAAATATATTTCCTTGTTTATTGcttacaaaaaaaactaaattcttgacagtttcagcATGTCAGTTCTCAATATTGTTggtatcaaagtcaacaaataaaagagaatgtgttcaaaactgaacaaaaaataaataaactatgaCATCATCAAATTAGTATTTCGTATTCCTGCCATTAGGACGCAGTGGAGCTCTATTCCTGGCTGGCATAATTCACACAagcctttcacactgttgagAGGTAATCTTGTCTCATTGTTCTTTAATTACTGCTTTTATATGttctaaattctttggtttacactttgaaacagaccttttgataatccaccacagattttcaatggggcTCATGTCCGGGGATTGAGATGACCATTCTAAGACCTGGATATTgtgctcctgcagccaagttctactGTCCCTGGATGTGTGGCACGGGGCAATaccttgttgaaacatccagttttgaccTTGACAGAAGAGTGCAAGTGCAGAAGGGAGCATGTGGGTTTGAAGAATGGCACAAAacttggcagagttcaatgTGCCATCACAGACAATGAGATGACCGACACCAGCAGCATTCATGTATCCCCAAACCATAATACTACCTCCatcatgcttgacagtaggtactgtacatgctaGAGATAATGCCTCGTCCGACCTTCTGCATAGCCTCACATTaacaagaggaagaaaatgctggaaactggactcatctacCACAGAATTTTCTGACAATTTCTGACTTTCCAGTTGTTGTGTGCTTGGGCCCAACAACGCCCagctaacctctgtctctcattgagaGACACCCTTGTAGGACCTTcagccatgatctaaaagtcaACCACATACAGCTTCAGCGGGTGGAACAGTGGACATccgtttggtttgaccactgctgctgaagctcctgtgatgtcactGTTGGTGGTTTTCCCTGCTCATGCGAATCAGGATGCGGTCATTCCTTACTGAAGAAATCCTTGGATGCCCAAATCTTGGgttgtcttccaagctgttggttcatctgtatttctgcagaatgTATTCAACAGCTGAAGGACAGCATCTACACTTCCTGACTATCTGGCTGCAGCTGTACTCTTCCTGTCTGAGAATTTGTATCTTCAGGCGTGTTTCCTGCATTAAGTTTcttgttttcaccatttttatcTGTGAAGAATTTTCAAATGTGTTGGCTTTAGATAGACATGAAGCACTTCAACAAAAATTatgtctatttttaaaaaaaagcacaatctTCATTAGTGGTTCACTACTACTGAAATGGCCCAACACGcaaaatttattttttggaaccaatcaattttaagtttttaattgctttttagGATTTGCTTAGATTTGATTATTTTGGCTGTGcttgtactaaaataaatagcatttgaagacctaagagtgattcttaatgcaatatttcacaatacatggggtgtccaaaaacttttttccaccactatAAGTATTTGGTAATGCTGCAAGGGAACCAAATATTCGAACATCATTGTTGAACACGTCAGTTCACGTAGCAATGTACTGTACATGTATAAACACGGTGTCTTCAGGATGTTTATGTTTTCCTCTCCTGCAGCCATGTCCAGCTACCTGTTCATAGTAAAATATGAGTTACCGCTGGTCATTCAAGCCTTTCTTGGCCAGACATCCAGTTCTGAGTGAGTACTGCTAACAACTAtgaaattcagttcagttttatttatttatatactgCCAAATCACAACACAAGTGATCTCAATGCATTTTACAGAGCAGGGTCAAGACCTTATAGTACTATAGAGAGAAGCCTTGCGGTTTCACCTGCTCAAAGTGGATTCCAGAGGATAAAAGTTGTgggaatgaaaaataaatttaatgtATGTCTATAGTTGTTGAAATcatgaaaattaaatataatgttTCTTTTCCACTACAGGTCAATGATAAGAGTTAAGACAAAAACAGTGTCTCTTTATGCtctctttcatttatttcttgccTTTGGCTCTAAACTCCAAGTCATTAGTTGAACATCACATTATTGTTAAGTTTTCATTTGCTAAATTTGATTTgacaatttattcatttattttagcaAGGGAGGAGCTTATCCCATAGGATGAAAgcgggggacaccctggacaagccaccagcctatcacagggctacacatagagacaaacagacacactcacatttacaccgacagacaatttagaaccaccaattaatctcagcatgtctttggttttcggactgtgggaggagCCAGAGACCATGGTGAAAATTCaggctgcacagggagaacatgcaaactccatgcagaaagatcccaggtctaAGCATTCTTCTTATCTGAGTCTGGGGAATGCAGACTAGCATATTTAACAAAATGTCATTGTTCCAAAATGAATGTTATTTTGTTGATGTATCCAGCTTAATAATATATCCAATGAAAGTCAATATTTACTGACTGTGGTGTCAgaaattttccttcatttttcccAGTAACGTCTGATTTTCCCCTTACACTCACTACAAAAATGGTCTGATTCTgcagaaatggaaagaaaaagacTGTCACTTGGTATTTAGACACTGATGAATTTTCATTAACAATAATGAATTAGATTTACATAGTGCTTTTCTATTAAGGCATACAATGGATCTATTATTCATTCACttacacattctcactctgatggtggtaaactacatttgtagccacagctgtcctggggcagactgacagaagtCTAGCTGCCAATCTGCGCCTACGGCCCCTTCGACCACCGCCAACATTCATACACTTTAATACAGCAGTGTGAGTAGCTGCAGTGGAGGCCAGGTGGGTAATGTGTCTTGGCCagggacacaacagcacatgactaggtcagagcaggaatcgaaccgccaaccCTTCAATCATTGGGCGACCCGCTCTGCCGCCTGAGCCACAGCCAGCCCAAAATTATTGCAGTAATGTGCAGAAGGACACGATCAGACTACAAATTGCAGCATCCCTCTCATACACTATTAAAGTTTAGGACACACTTGTATTTTCCTGGCTTCTTTGTGTGAACAGCATGGATTACATTTCATAAGAgagttgtttgtgtgtcttcttAGAAATTAATGCTTTGTACCTAAAACATATAACTCAGCATATAAACAGTGGTATATCATGATATGAGGTAATCCTGCAAGAGATTCTTACTAAACCACAGCAACAAAAGTAGCAAATATGTacctagaaaagcactcagagagcacagtactctgccaaggctgttcattctcccatatgtacattatgtatggaaACCGAAtcacctgacctaaatatgtagggggcggaggaattgatgggacttagaaacacccccacaatcaatttaatcaattgttgcttgtatcattttggaaggataagtcccaataagtctgcagtggatgatttgtagtaggattgcaatcatgtgatgtagtgttcacttgttgtagttacagtgacactgtgccattatctcacaatgattcagaaatctttaacaaatccgtggattcagactataagccacatacacacgtggacaaaattgttggtacccctcagttaaagaaggaaaaacccacaattctcactgaaatcacttgaaactcacaaaagtaacaataaataaaaatttattgaaaattaaataatcaaaatcagccatcactttcgaattgttgattaacataattatttaaaaaaacaaactaatgaaatagggctggacaaaaatgatggtacccgtaacttaatattttgttgcacaaccttttgaggcaatcactgcaattaaacgatttctgtatttgtcaatgagcgttctgcagctgtcaacaggtattttggcccactcctcatgagcaaacagctccagttgtctcaggtttgatgggtgtcttctccaaatggcatgtttcagctccttccacatatgttcaatgggattcagatctgggctcatagaaggccactttagaatagtccaacgcttttctctcagccattcttgggtgtttttggctgtgtgttttggatcgttgtcctgttggaagacccatgacctgcgactgagaccaagctttctgacactaggcagcacatttctctccagaatgccttgatagtcttcagatttcatcgtaccttgcacactttcaagacaccctgtgccagatgcagcaaagcagccccaaaacattactgagcctcctccatgtttcaccgtagggacagtgttcttttcttcgtatgctcggtttttgagtctatgaacatagagttgatgtgccttaccaaaaagctccagtttggtctcatctgtccaaaggacattctcccagaagctttgtggcttgtcaacatgcatttttgcaaattccagtctggcttttttatgagtttttttcagcagtggtgtcctccttggtcgtctcccatgaagtccactttggctcaaacaacgacgaatggtgcgatctgacactggtgtaccttggccttggagttcacctttaatttctttggaggttgctctgggctctttggatacaattccaacgatccgtctcgtcaatttgtcatcaattttcctcttgcggccacgtccagggaggttggctactgtcccgtgggtcttgaacttctgaataatatgagccactgttgtcacaggaacttcaagctgtttagagatggtcttatagcctttacctttaagatgtttgtctataattttttttcggatgtcctgggacaattctctccttcgctttctgttgtccatgttcagtgtggtacacaccttttcaccaaacagcagggtgactatttgtctccctttaaataggcagactgactgattatgagtttggaaacacctgtgatgtcaattaaataacacacctgagttaatcatgtcactctggtcaaatagttttcaatcttttatagaggtaccatcatttttgtccaggcctgtttcattagtttgtttttttaaataattatgttaatcaacaattcaaaagtaatggctgtttttgattatttaattttcaatacatttttatttattgttacttttgtgagtttcaagtgatttcagtgagaattgtggatttttccttctttaactgaggggtaccaacaattttgtccacgtgtgtacatcactgcaaaaaattaaatcacttggtccttgtgtcatttctgactttccctgaaaatttcaaccaaatctgtttttgagcaatgttgccaacagacagacagacagacaaaccaatgctgattgtcacataactctgttgCATTCCATGGCAGAGTAATATATGACTGTAGAATTTGGTAAAAAGAAAATGCGTTACAAGACTGTATTTAAACTTCTGGCCAATGAACATACCAGAAACTGTCATTTCAGAATAGAGCTGAAAAAACCACAATTCTATTCAATTTATGTTTGTGACGTGtctgtgatgttttgtgttCTATATCTAGACAGTGGTTTATGAATGGAAATTACCTCATTATCATTGTCACTGCCTGCATCATCCTCCCACTGGCCATGATGAAACACCTGGGTATGTTCCTTCCCCTCAATTACATATGAGTCGGCACCATCTCTGGGTAATGGTTTTCACAATTTTTGTACAAGACCTGTAATTAAGAATTCATCCCCAATGTTTCTAACTCCAAGTATATTTCCACAAGATCTGTTTCAACACAATAACACTTAGAGTCTACTGTCATGTCTGTATGTATTTAGTGATTTGTCCAAGGGTTGTGTTCTTGCATCCTGCAGGGTATCTTGGTTATACAAGTggcttctctctctcctgcatGGTGTTCTTCCTTTCTGCGGTGAGTTAGTGAAATGCATAAATTCATGGCAATCTAGTGTTGCATGAGCAACAGGAATGAATGACTGTTTATTATGAGAACACAGATACAGCTGCAGACTAACTGGTATTCATAGTTAAGACGTTCCTGACTAAAGAGGCACCTTTTCAGGTGGTTGTGGAAATGAAAATAGAGCTGACTGTCATCTCtctaaataatattaatatgtcACTGATGTATAATGACATGACAACATGATCTGATAACATTTCAATATGTTAACTTAGGCCAATATGAGGCGAAAATAAAGCCCTTATTCTTACCTGACTAAAGTCTCAGTTGTTCTGAtggaattgttttttatttgtacaaATGGTCTAGTCTCGATGTCACTTTTAGTTTGCTCTTAGTGTCTCCAGGTTTAATCCTTCCAGTGTTGGCTGGATTGACATTTATGATTTACCCTCATGTACACTGTTGAGTGTTGTTTCTTTCCTGGGAAAAGTGTATGTAGATGACAGAGGACAGGTAAGATACCAAGTAAACTTGTTTTGTGAATGTACCAAAAACTACACAAAGGTACATCATTTTGTTACCGAAGGCAGCAAGGGTAGGATCTACATTTAGACTGTCTTTCTCTTTGACATCAGGTTATCTACAAGAGATTTAACATTGCTTGCCCACTGGAAGTGTTTGGCAACTACTCTCTGAACGCAGACATCCCAGAAGACACATGCATTGCCAAATTTTTCACCATCAACCAAGAGGTCAGAGATGAATTTCCTGAATTTCAAGCAAacttaaaaactttatttgaatgtttcATGATGGTTCCTTCATGACCAAAGTGTACTCTGAATAGATCTATGGTCAGGAAGTATTTATAGGTGCATCATATTATACAGTAGACATGACTGAGCATATTTCCAGTCAATGTTTATTTCTGAAACTCACCCAGTAAAATTACTCCGTTGCTTGATTTGCAGACGGCATATACCATTCCCATCCTGGCATTTGCATTTGTATGTCATCCTGAAGTGCTTCCTATTTACACTGAACTAAGCAAGTAAGATGCACACAATATCAAGTTGCTACACGCTTTACATTCAGTGTCCACTTCCACAGTACATATACAGTACATTTTGCTATATATGTAATTAAATATTGGGTTTAATTTTGGGGTTTTTGGTTAAGCAAAAGAAGTCAGGCAGGTCCAGAAACACAAGCTGTCAAATAATCAGACATGTTCGAAACAAATGAACACGCTATTAAGATTGTCTAAGCCTGCTCATTTGGACATCTGACATAAGTACATAGTATCTAAAATGTCTGAATTGGAAGTTAGTCTATAAcaggtcggcaacccgcggctccggagctgcatgcggctctttcatctctctgttgcggctccctgtaactttggaaaataaataatcagtaggctgtttaattaaattttattttattttaaattgttaatttttaagatttaattctacatttgaagattatggtgatcttgtaacatcaaaataaaacgtcttaatttttgtctgtcaaaatatgcacCCCAGCCAtcaatctccgacactcgcCGGCCTGTGTGTATTCATTTGGACTCCTGTTGATGTTCGGATCCCAGTGtatgctctacattcattcagcagcagcgggccatcattcctaaatcctagccatcgctccttcaaatttcttttttttttttttttttaatcgtcaCAAATACGCCTCTGCCACacgtctccgccttcacagcagagtcctgcattgtgtcgggtactcgagagtactaaggtaaactatggataattgtcttgctcagtatctactctttgatatgtcaggttaatacgaCGTTACACACGAGAGCACATCTCGATGTCACGTCCATCATCCAgtcagcaggtcagagagtcagaggagtgtcgtcttggaaaatagggtagcgacttaccggagaaaagttattagcttaagataaatagattttacaagttaaatagacattcgcaaaatattgatttccagctaacattacgtaacatatgaggtccaggagcaaaaatgacaataaccaaataagataaatattagtggtaggacactaTTAAAagaatgaatctatctaattagagactttgtaattaattaatcacgactgattaacaagggcatagaggtaaaaagcaATATAtacagtgttgtcttcattttatatGCCAAAAGGGTTTTGcagctcccggtgttttctgtgagaaatgggttgaaatggctctttgagtgttaggttgccgacccctggtctataAGCTGTCCATGTTACCAGACATAAAACTGTTAAAGCAGCTATGTTCAGATTTAGCATTATAGCAATGTTAGTGTGTATATTAAAAGATATGCCATACTTTTCACTGCTTAAACATCTGTTATGGTCTTCTCCTAAAGCCCAACCAGGAGAAGAATGCAGAATATTGGCAACGTATCCATCATGGGCATGTTCACCATGTACTTCTTCACTGCCATATTTGGGTATCTGACCTTCTACGGTGAGAGCAACAATTCTTTAAGTCAGCTGCAAAACTCaactaagttttttttaattacagtgaAGTGTCCCATGTTCTAcatttgtatgtgtgtatttgtgtgtgtttgtgttatttatggtGTTGGACATACCTCTTTCTGTACATGCACATATTAGGGAGAGATTGGTTTAGGATTAAGGTAAGGGGTCTGGGGGATAGAAAAGTAGTAgttacagtgggtacagaaagtattcagacctcttgaaatttttcactctgtgtcattgcagccatttgccaaaatcaaaaaagttaattttatttctcatgaATTTACACTCAGCACCctatcttgacagaaaaaacagaaatgaagaatcttttttgcaaatttattaaagaaaaactgaaatatcacatggtcataagtattcagaccctgagctcagtattgagtagaagcacccttttcagctagtacagccatgagtcttcttgggaatgacgcaacaagtttttcacacctggatttggggactGGACTGGACGATAGCTGGACTGGACTagaactggactggactaggactggactggactaggACTGGGCTGGATAagaactggactggactaggactggactggactaggACAGGACTGACAGGAGGAATCGTTCCGGAGGACGGCCCAAAGGCTGGACAGGCCGAGGCTGGACCGGCTGGAGCCTGACAGGCTGAATGGACCGCTCCGGAGGATGGCTCGGGGCTGGACAGGCCAGAACTGGACAGGCCGGAGCCGGACAGACTGAATGGCCCGCTCCGGAGCACGGCCCgggggctggacaggccggaGCTGGGCAGGCTGGAGCCGGACAGGCTGAATggagccttctt
The window above is part of the Acanthochromis polyacanthus isolate Apoly-LR-REF ecotype Palm Island chromosome 6, KAUST_Apoly_ChrSc, whole genome shotgun sequence genome. Proteins encoded here:
- the LOC110971782 gene encoding sodium-coupled neutral amino acid transporter 3-like isoform X1, whose protein sequence is MELQKLSNGNHHDIGVPVEEGAPSEEERFLQHKDKGLKRPQFTDFEGKTSFGMSVFNLSNAIMGSGILGLSYAMSNTGIVLFLILLTFIACLSCYSVHLLLRSAGVVGIRAYEQLGFRAFGHPGKILAAVIITLHNIGAMSSYLFIVKYELPLVIQAFLGQTSSSEQWFMNGNYLIIIVTACIILPLAMMKHLGYLGYTSGFSLSCMVFFLSAVIYKRFNIACPLEVFGNYSLNADIPEDTCIAKFFTINQETAYTIPILAFAFVCHPEVLPIYTELSNRVLHCVGYSRVLSPTRRRMQNIGNVSIMGMFTMYFFTAIFGYLTFYENTEAELLHTYNKVDPLDTLILCVRLAVLVAVTLTVPVVLFPIRRALLQLLFPGKPFHWLRHISIAVCLLFAVNLLVILVPNIRDIFGITGATTAPTLIFILPGLFYIRIIPTDQEPMNCRSKIQAACFTALGFMFMTMSLTFIGLDWMSGEKRNLGGH